In Sphaeramia orbicularis chromosome 5, fSphaOr1.1, whole genome shotgun sequence, a genomic segment contains:
- the cass4 gene encoding cas scaffolding protein family member 4, which translates to MNALAKALYDNTAECADELAFRKGDIVIVMDQNVAGTSGWWMCSLYGRHGLAPANRLKLLPQTVPTAGPLNQPRDKPKLSDAQNDDSQQNIYQIPSVPRPQGSPAYERMDMIYKVPSTPLSASRSPISSGLKHSPEGPEGNKALPFGSAYSPKGEVYDVPSQARRTSLFTVSATPQHSVRKHSLVPISELEKRFDSLESLRCSSPGDAYVYAVPPTLPQDPNYDIPVPSATEAQNKMISGFRTLPSPRKHEWIYDVPVSPDKQSPPQSFQEGIPSKTVCRKLYDTMPTRPIQTTCPSPSLYDIPKPSSLDTPSPPKLLPRIPIYDRPPTQEVTEEELVYDVPPHEEPLTRVVSDTPNDHIPLECRVDSSNAHEHTSARLYRIRNFLAYTSLRDRPGSQESFAYEDDERSRTMRLSAVESQRISTASSSSTSSCDSLPLSSSSPEPLREVTLRQDEASRRLLDLKEAVCKAVPRLMEFVSSHWRSKEHLEKHLEEIKQAAGEIACALTSFLNFALDVKGNARRLTDTNLQTRLYKQLSIVEDSGVILQQTVSALNVAGWPLNTLCQDSGQVQTPDQLERFVMVARTVPEDVKRLVSIINANGKLLFRAPQKEPEPLNTTRQPEIQKSPERTEHEGDEEDDDNDYVELQTKTDFEKQQEEVQKEPKENAAPASNIAQGETKCHSSESSGGTDEPRASSLSEHCRLYFGALQKAIGGFVGSLQDGQPPEKFISQSKLVIMVGQRLVDTLCREAQRGGSSQSLLSKSSHLCALLKQLAVATKKAALHFPDRQAVYEAQEFAKELAQRAQHFRLSLDL; encoded by the exons AACGCTCTTGCCAAGGCTTTGTATGACAACACTGCAGAGTGTGCAGATGAGCTGGCCTTCAGAAAAGGAGACATCGTCATAGTGATGGATCAGAACGTGGCCGGTACCAGCGGCTGGTGGATGTGTTCTCTGTACGGACGCCATGGCCTGGCTCCTGCAAACCGACTGAAGCTCTTACCACAGACAGTACCCACTGCAGGCCCCTTAAACCAGCCCAGAGACAAACCTAAATTATCTGATGCTCAGAATGACGACAGCCAGCAAAATATCTATCAGATCCCAAGTGTGCCCCGCCCTCAAGGCAGCCCGGCTTATGAACGAATGGACATGATCTATAAGGTCCCATCCACTCCTTTGTCTGCATCGAGAAGTCCCATCTCCTCAGGACTTAAACACAGCCCAGAAGGACCAGAAGGAAATAAG GCTTTACCGTTCGGCTCAGCATACAGCCCAAAAGGGGAAGTTTACGACGTTCCAAGTCAAGCAAGAAGAACCTCTCTTTTCACC GTGTCAGCTACTCCACAACATTCGGTCCGAAAACACTCACTTGTTCCAATCTCGGAGCTGGAGAAACGATTTGACTCTCTGGAGAGTTTAAGGTGCAGCAGTCCAGGAGACGCTTAT GTTTATGCAGTTCCACCAACGTTGCCCCAGGACCCAAACTATGACATCCCTGTTCCCTCGGCCACTGAAGCCCAGAATAAAATGATCAGTGGATTCAGGACGCTACCCAGCCCTCGCAAACATGAGTGGATCTACGATGTGCCAGTGAGTCCTGACAAACAAAGCCCCCCTCAAAGTTTCCAGGAGGGCATTCCATCCAAGACTGTCTGCAGGAAGCTCTATGACACTATGCCAACCCGACCCATCCAAACCACCTGTCCATCCCCTTCGCTTTATGATATACCAAAGCCCAGCTCCCTTGACACCCCAAGTCCTCCCAAACTTTTGCCGAGGATCCCGATTTATGACAGGCCTCCAACTCAAGAGGTTACAGAGGAGGAGTTGGTGTATGATGTTCCACCCCATGAGGAACCCCTAACCAGAGTTGTCAGTGACACCCCTAATGATCATATTCCACTGGAGTGCAGGGTGGATTCCAGTAATGCCCATGAACACACCAGCGCACGTCTGTATCGAATAAGAAACTTCCTTGCCTACACATCTTTACGTGACCGACCAGGAAGTCAAGAGTCATTCGCATATGAGGACGATGAGCGAAGCCGAACGATGCGTCTCTCTGCAGTTGAAAGTCAACGGATCAGCACGGCATCGAGTTCGTCCACCAGCTCGTGCGACTCGCTGCCCCTGAGCTCGTCTTCTCCAGAACCTTTGCGAGAAGTGACTCTACGGCAGGATGAGGCCAGTCGCAGACTTCTGGATCTGAAGGAAGCTGTTTGCAAAGCCGTGCCCCGGCTCATGGAGTTCGTCAGCAGCCACTGGAGGAGCAAAGAACATTTGGAGAAACACCTCGAGGAGATCAAACAAGCAGCGGGGGAAATTGCTTGCGCTTTGACGTCCTTTCTGAACTTTGCTTTGGACGTTAAGGGAAACGCCCGTCGTTTGACCGACACCAACCTGCAGACCAGACTCTATAAGCAGCTTTCCATCGTAGAGGACTCAGGTGTGATCCTTCAGCAGACAGTGAGTGCGCTGAATGTGGCAGGTTGGCCTCTCAACACTTTATGTCAGGACTCAGGACAAGTCCAAACGCCTGACCAGCTAGAGCGCTTCGTTATGGTGGCACGCACTGTGCCAGAGGATGTGAAACGCCTCGTGTCAATTATCAATGCCAACGGAAAGCTTCTGTTCAGGGCCCCACAGAAAGAGCCAGAGCCTTTAAACACCACAAGGCAGCCAGAAATACAGAAAAGTCCAGAGAGAACTGAGCATGAAGGAGACGAGGAGGACGATGACAATGACTACGTGGAGCTACAG acaaAAACTGATTTTGAAAAGCAACAAGAGGAAGTGCAGAAGGAACCAAAAGAAAATGCTGCACCAGCATCTAACATCGCACAG GGTGAAACAAAGTGTCATTCATCTGAATCCTCTGGTGGAACGGATGAACCTCGTGCTTCCTCCTTGTCCGAACACTGCAGACTGTACTTCGGCGCTCTGCAGAAGGCCATCGGAGGGTTTGTGGGCAGCCTTCAGGACGGACAGCCGCCGGAGAAGTTCATCTCCCAAAGCAAGCTGGTGATCATGGTGGGCCAGAGGCTGGTGGACACCCTGTGCAGGGAGGCCCAACGTGGAGGGTCCAGCCAGAGTCTTCTGTCTAAGAGCAGCCACCTGTGTGCTCTCCTGAAGCAGCTGGCTGTGGCCACCAAGAAGGCAGCGCTGCACTTCCCGGACAGGCAAGCTGTGTACGAGGCTCAGGAATTCGCAAAGGAACTGGCCCAAAGAGCACAGCACTTTCGTTTATCACTTGACCTTTGA
- the LOC115419160 gene encoding zinc finger protein 664-like isoform X2 — protein sequence MASIHKLRIFVNERLAAAAEEIFGAVERTLLEYQKTVCLLNVSGEHRGMLTLAGGLMQEEKVSAASEEELKFSSIHDSSGSKFPEPQDQRSSPDQQRLADSGVSFRPDQSRDGDLFPSTSAENWVKTGEEVEEGAEVLQPLCLDSEAENDTGDTDLAESGPIHSKSKKKVTEKQTRLSLSTSERTNQGHFDCELCGQYFHGQCSLMKHMKSHQSTTTVCPNYDMNTQRPAETLVRYSDDNLCYVCGKTFTTRTHLKRHLLVHTGQKPHCCQECGKRFSRRECLRVHMRVHSVEKPYTCELCGKGFKQRSNMMCHMRTHTGEKPHPCVICSRTFTHKKDMLRHMEVHSMKS from the exons ATGGCTTCAATACACAAACTAAGAATATTTGTTAACGAGCGACTGGCGGCGGCAGCGGAGGAGATATTCGGAGCGGTGGAAAGAACCCTTCTGGAGTATCAGAAGACCGTGTGTTTGTTAAATGTCAGCGGCGAACACCGAGGGATGCTAACGTTAGCCGGAGGTTTGATGCAGGAGGAGAAAGTGTCAGCAG CCTCAGAAGAGGAACTAAAGTTCTCATCTATCCACGACTCTTCAGGATCAAAGTTTCCAGAACCTCAGGATCAGCGGTCCAGCCCGGATCAGCAGAGACTTGCAGACTCTGGTGTGAGTTTCAGACCTGATCAGAGCAGAGACGGAGATCTTTTTCCGAGCACCTCAGCTGAAAACTGGGTGAAAACAGGTGAGGAGGTCGAGGAGGGGGCAGAGGTTTTACAGCCCCTCTGTTTGGACAGCGAGGCTGAAAACGATACCGGTGACACAGATCTGGCTGAGAGCGGACCGATTCACTCAAAGTCAAAGAAAAAGGTCACGGAAAAACAAACCAGACTCAGCCTGAGCACAAGTGAAAGGACAAACCAGGGACATTTTGACTGTGAGCTGTGTGGACAGTATTTTCACGGTCAGTGCTCTTTAATGAAGCACATGAAGTCACATCAAAGTACAACCACTGTCTGTCCAAACTATGACATGAACACACAAAGACCGGCTGAAACATTGGTCAGATATTCTGACGATAATCTGTGTTACGTCTGCGGTAAAACCTTCACCACACGGACCCACTTAAAACGGCACTTACTGGTTCACACGGGTCAGAAGCCTCACTGCTGCCAAGAGTGCGGCAAACGGTTTTCTCGGCGCGAGTGTCTGCGAGTCCACATGAGGGTGCACTCAGTGGAGAAACCGTACACGTGCGAACTCTGCGGCAAAGGCTTCAAGCAGAGGAGCAACATGATGTGTCACATGAGAACCCACACAGGAGAGAAACCCCACCCCTGCGTCATCTGCTCCAGGACGTTCACGCATAAGAAGGACATGCTGAGACACATGGAAGTTCACTCCATGAAAA GCTGA
- the LOC115419160 gene encoding zinc finger protein 664-like isoform X1, protein MASIHKLRIFVNERLAAAAEEIFGAVERTLLEYQKTVCLLNVSGEHRGMLTLAGGLMQEEKVSAASEEELKFSSIHDSSGSKFPEPQDQRSSPDQQRLADSGVSFRPDQSRDGDLFPSTSAENWVKTGEEVEEGAEVLQPLCLDSEAENDTGDTDLAESGPIHSKSKKKVTEKQTRLSLSTSERTNQGHFDCELCGQYFHGQCSLMKHMKSHQSTTTVCPNYDMNTQRPAETLVRYSDDNLCYVCGKTFTTRTHLKRHLLVHTGQKPHCCQECGKRFSRRECLRVHMRVHSVEKPYTCELCGKGFKQRSNMMCHMRTHTGEKPHPCVICSRTFTHKKDMLRHMEVHSMKS, encoded by the exons ATGGCTTCAATACACAAACTAAGAATATTTGTTAACGAGCGACTGGCGGCGGCAGCGGAGGAGATATTCGGAGCGGTGGAAAGAACCCTTCTGGAGTATCAGAAGACCGTGTGTTTGTTAAATGTCAGCGGCGAACACCGAGGGATGCTAACGTTAGCCGGAGGTTTGATGCAGGAGGAGAAAGTGTCAGCAG CCTCAGAAGAGGAACTAAAGTTCTCATCTATCCACGACTCTTCAGGATCAAAGTTTCCAGAACCTCAGGATCAGCGGTCCAGCCCGGATCAGCAGAGACTTGCAGACTCTGGTGTGAGTTTCAGACCTGATCAGAGCAGAGACGGAGATCTTTTTCCGAGCACCTCAGCTGAAAACTGGGTGAAAACAGGTGAGGAGGTCGAGGAGGGGGCAGAGGTTTTACAGCCCCTCTGTTTGGACAGCGAGGCTGAAAACGATACCGGTGACACAGATCTGGCTGAGAGCGGACCGATTCACTCAAAGTCAAAGAAAAAGGTCACGGAAAAACAAACCAGACTCAGCCTGAGCACAAGTGAAAGGACAAACCAGGGACATTTTGACTGTGAGCTGTGTGGACAGTATTTTCACGGTCAGTGCTCTTTAATGAAGCACATGAAGTCACATCAAAGTACAACCACTGTCTGTCCAAACTATGACATGAACACACAAAGACCGGCTGAAACATTGGTCAGATATTCTGACGATAATCTGTGTTACGTCTGCGGTAAAACCTTCACCACACGGACCCACTTAAAACGGCACTTACTGGTTCACACGGGTCAGAAGCCTCACTGCTGCCAAGAGTGCGGCAAACGGTTTTCTCGGCGCGAGTGTCTGCGAGTCCACATGAGGGTGCACTCAGTGGAGAAACCGTACACGTGCGAACTCTGCGGCAAAGGCTTCAAGCAGAGGAGCAACATGATGTGTCACATGAGAACCCACACAGGAGAGAAACCCCACCCCTGCGTCATCTGCTCCAGGACGTTCACGCATAAGAAGGACATGCTGAGACACATGGAAGTTCACTCCATGAAAAGCTGA